A part of Vanessa tameamea isolate UH-Manoa-2023 chromosome 20, ilVanTame1 primary haplotype, whole genome shotgun sequence genomic DNA contains:
- the LOC113403731 gene encoding solute carrier organic anion transporter family member 4A1-like isoform X2, whose amino-acid sequence MMLITKGWFLLRKYILTIPRFDLFLQGALLIVVFLESNVYLLLRRNAGTGYLSSINEDWVKLGVGGAEFFLGAVVAWYGRGMRHFTLSAWLGATAISGLIVLAFPYPESGRPSVELCGGGVISAYSEHHMKNQSPEDSLLVPRTVVLIITAVLCALTKISVWAHGITYLDDHEPQSGPYFYGILISIRLSLGLSGQNWLRSGSVREDWWEAHVSLSMLTLMFCILFTLFPRKMEGYKEFEPIEYNCILKPIGRMLCNKPLMLQTVALSLLNTALFGYVNFDTATIQSKFHVETLRQDPRTARTIMDIFRSLVIIFFVSIFRMRFSGRRSDGVKSNTASKVGGITCVLVTAFFAVLAGLSCGTGEIAGFNGEYMQPDCSVGCECKSETYGFSPVCILNTSTTYFSPCHAGCREYEDLNGFLLFDNCACGPQRAVRGSCTLPSCWLVYNIYLVFFTLVLAATDLTCTYERDSICLFHDFSIWSVGAVSAALAITSGIVSIVASRYRPTPELLITSHEYS is encoded by the exons ATGATGT TAATCACAAAAGGATGGTTCCTCCTGCGCAAGTATATCCTGACAATTCCGCGTTTCGACCTGTTCCTGCAAGGGGCGCTACTGATTGTAGTGTTTCTGGAGAGCAATGTCTACCTCCTTCTGAGGAGAAATGCGGGTACCGGGTACCTGTCCTCAATAAATgaag ATTGGGTTAAATTGGGAGTTGGTGGTGCCGAGTTTTTCTTGGGTGCAGTGGTGGCGTGGTATGGGCGAGGCATGAGACACTTTACGCTGTCGGCTTGGCTTGGAGCCACAGCCATTTCCGGACTGATCGTTTTAGCCTTCCCTTATCCTGAATCTGGGCGACCTTCGGTAG AACTTTGCGGAGGTGGTGTGATCTCCGCATACTCCGAACATCACATGAAAAATCAATCCCCTGAAGATAGCCTTCTGGTTCCAAGGACCGTGGTCCTCATTATCACAGCAGTTCTTTGTGCACTCACAAAGATCAGCGTGTGGGCGCACGGAATCACGTATTTGGATGACCACGAACCACAAAGTGGACCATATTTTTATG gtaTTCTAATATCAATTCGCCTCTCTCTTGGTCTGAGTGGTCAGAATTGGTTGAGAAGTGGTTCAGTGAGAGAGGACTGGTGGGAGGCACATGTGTCCCTTTCGATGCTGACTCTCATGTTCTGTATTCTGTTCACTCTGTTCCCGAGGAAAATGGAGGGGTACAAGGAGTTCGAACCAATTGAATACAACT GTATACTAAAACCAATTGGTCGCATGCTTTGCAATAAACCGTTAATGCTGCAGACGGTGGCGCTGTCGCTCCTCAACACGGCTCTCTTCGGTTATGTCAACTTCGATACTGCCACTATACAG TCGAAGTTCCACGTAGAAACTCTTCGTCAAGATCCGCGTACGGCGCGCACTATAATGGACATCTTCCGTTCTCTTGTTATCATTTTCTTCGTCTCG ATATTTCGTATGCGGTTTTCCGGCCGCCGCAGTGATGGTGTTAAATCGAACACTGCCTCTAAAGTTGGTGGTATAACCTGTGTTTTGGTGACTGCGTTCTTCGCAGTACTCGCTGGCCTCAGCTGTGGCACCGGGGAGATCGCTGGCTTCAACGGGGAGTACATGCAGCCCGACTGCAGTGTTGGATGCGA ATGTAAATCGGAGACTTACGGGTTCAGCCCGGtgtgtatattaaatacttcgACGACGTACTTCTCTCCGTGCCACGCGGGATGCAGGGAATATGAAGACCTTAATGGATTTTT ATTGTTCGACAATTGCGCTTGTGGCCCACAAAGAGCGGTTCGCGGAAGCTGCACCTTACCTTCGTGCTGGCTCGTTTACAACATCTATCTGGTCTTCTTCACGCTAGTGCTCGCTGCAACGG ACTTGACGTGTACCTACGAAAGAGATAGCATATGTCTGTTCCATGACTTCTCAATCTGGTCCGTGGGAGCGGTTAGTGCTGCACTCGCTATTACGTCGGGCATCGTCAGCATAGTCGCCAGTAGATATCGACCGACTCCTGAACTTCTCATCACTAGTCATGAATATAGCTGA
- the LOC113403731 gene encoding solute carrier organic anion transporter family member 4A1-like isoform X1, producing MMLITKGWFLLRKYILTIPRFDLFLQGALLIVVFLESNVYLLLRRNAGTGYLSSINEDWVKLGVGGAEFFLGAVVAWYGRGMRHFTLSAWLGATAISGLIVLAFPYPESGRPSVELCGGGVISAYSEHHMKNQSPEDSLLVPRTVVLIITAVLCALTKISVWAHGITYLDDHEPQSGPYFYGILISIRLSLGLSGQNWLRSGSVREDWWEAHVSLSMLTLMFCILFTLFPRKMEGYKEFEPIEYNCILKPIGRMLCNKPLMLQTVALSLLNTALFGYVNFDTATIQSKFHVETLRQDPRTARTIMDIFRSLVIIFFVSIFRMRFSGRRSDGVKSNTASKVGGITCVLVTAFFAVLAGLSCGTGEIAGFNGEYMQPDCSVGCECKSETYGFSPVCILNTSTTYFSPCHAGCREYEDLNGFLLFDNCACGPQRAVRGSCTLPSCWLVYNIYLVFFTLVLAATAASFLMQGMAILRAVPRRDKPIAIGVSFAIVGVLSHVLGHFLYMVIGYLTCTYERDSICLFHDFSIWSVGAVSAALAITSGIVSIVASRYRPTPELLITSHEYS from the exons ATGATGT TAATCACAAAAGGATGGTTCCTCCTGCGCAAGTATATCCTGACAATTCCGCGTTTCGACCTGTTCCTGCAAGGGGCGCTACTGATTGTAGTGTTTCTGGAGAGCAATGTCTACCTCCTTCTGAGGAGAAATGCGGGTACCGGGTACCTGTCCTCAATAAATgaag ATTGGGTTAAATTGGGAGTTGGTGGTGCCGAGTTTTTCTTGGGTGCAGTGGTGGCGTGGTATGGGCGAGGCATGAGACACTTTACGCTGTCGGCTTGGCTTGGAGCCACAGCCATTTCCGGACTGATCGTTTTAGCCTTCCCTTATCCTGAATCTGGGCGACCTTCGGTAG AACTTTGCGGAGGTGGTGTGATCTCCGCATACTCCGAACATCACATGAAAAATCAATCCCCTGAAGATAGCCTTCTGGTTCCAAGGACCGTGGTCCTCATTATCACAGCAGTTCTTTGTGCACTCACAAAGATCAGCGTGTGGGCGCACGGAATCACGTATTTGGATGACCACGAACCACAAAGTGGACCATATTTTTATG gtaTTCTAATATCAATTCGCCTCTCTCTTGGTCTGAGTGGTCAGAATTGGTTGAGAAGTGGTTCAGTGAGAGAGGACTGGTGGGAGGCACATGTGTCCCTTTCGATGCTGACTCTCATGTTCTGTATTCTGTTCACTCTGTTCCCGAGGAAAATGGAGGGGTACAAGGAGTTCGAACCAATTGAATACAACT GTATACTAAAACCAATTGGTCGCATGCTTTGCAATAAACCGTTAATGCTGCAGACGGTGGCGCTGTCGCTCCTCAACACGGCTCTCTTCGGTTATGTCAACTTCGATACTGCCACTATACAG TCGAAGTTCCACGTAGAAACTCTTCGTCAAGATCCGCGTACGGCGCGCACTATAATGGACATCTTCCGTTCTCTTGTTATCATTTTCTTCGTCTCG ATATTTCGTATGCGGTTTTCCGGCCGCCGCAGTGATGGTGTTAAATCGAACACTGCCTCTAAAGTTGGTGGTATAACCTGTGTTTTGGTGACTGCGTTCTTCGCAGTACTCGCTGGCCTCAGCTGTGGCACCGGGGAGATCGCTGGCTTCAACGGGGAGTACATGCAGCCCGACTGCAGTGTTGGATGCGA ATGTAAATCGGAGACTTACGGGTTCAGCCCGGtgtgtatattaaatacttcgACGACGTACTTCTCTCCGTGCCACGCGGGATGCAGGGAATATGAAGACCTTAATGGATTTTT ATTGTTCGACAATTGCGCTTGTGGCCCACAAAGAGCGGTTCGCGGAAGCTGCACCTTACCTTCGTGCTGGCTCGTTTACAACATCTATCTGGTCTTCTTCACGCTAGTGCTCGCTGCAACGG CGGCGTCGTTCCTCATGCAAGGCATGGCGATTCTCCGCGCCGTGCCACGCCGGGACAAGCCCATCGCCATCGGAGTCAGCTTCGCCATAGTCGGCGTCTTGTCGCATGTGCTTGGACATTTCCTGTACATGGTGATCGGCT ACTTGACGTGTACCTACGAAAGAGATAGCATATGTCTGTTCCATGACTTCTCAATCTGGTCCGTGGGAGCGGTTAGTGCTGCACTCGCTATTACGTCGGGCATCGTCAGCATAGTCGCCAGTAGATATCGACCGACTCCTGAACTTCTCATCACTAGTCATGAATATAGCTGA